One genomic segment of Choristoneura fumiferana chromosome Z, NRCan_CFum_1, whole genome shotgun sequence includes these proteins:
- the raskol gene encoding ras GTPase-activating protein raskol isoform X5, with protein sequence MRTEDRPVTIPYPCRAEGWLDRCDAAPSAGSGAVVGETPSWEPFYCVLQQDRRTLTAYTSEELASFPGFYLDRKANNNNAEYTRSLPRVRLDGGGQPGNAGSRLRCWAAPPSITEEEAEDEIEEDAVSLRALPVQDTSYEKACRRGSAPSTPVPGAQAQHSPSRLASFFFSKRSFRNNPLKRTKSATKLERDRALAAGNTHPATHALRTSRSHESLLSAQSPAVSTMDLGPPNQVEIRALHSSVLGKPHCFALSAENRAPRYFACASRKERDRWIYSLRQAARPDEMRTRRCERSVKLWLLEAKAIPPKKRYYCEILLDDTLYAKSSSKLKSELCFWGEVYEFTGLQAVHAINVNVYREPERRSRKRDKHALVGTVRIPVDDVSSRYLNERWYPLSGGDKPQSPGGRAPPPPVPALRIKCRYQSVDVLPLDHYARFLDYLKKNYKRLCEYLEPVIGVKAKEDIGCALVLCMAGAGLAPRYLADVVALDVRRTGDHSLTFRGNSLATKSMEAYLKLVGDQYLQDTLSEAVAAAAGPGAAECEVDPLRAGSGAALRRQQTALRDAVTLAWKAIAASAPRFPPPLRDCFATFRERLIAMGREDISDNLISASIFLRFLCPAILSPSLFGITHEYPNERAARNLTLVAKTLQTLANFTRFQGKEAFMEFLNDFLEQEAPNMKAFLRTISMRPQEQNQDGSKRNSSASQGSATEAVEADPEWAPHVDLGKQLATLHALLVDSLPKLPGGRTQELEPLTDILDELTKRLAGNDTGTTPSDNIFRFNDPTCNTPTKLEPTNFAHSSPIMNKNGVQFNISPSKSNAENSKYKNAYAGVMKSPSCNLRSATLPRNVYGSSPQNVNPDRYSSQYNNQEHCVNLKVVQIGFGSDQYPKGISNGVSESLERRFPERYKTNNYQQPTHFHNANYPGPERSPSSDNVNHNYCSSDMQNLMRDTATLEELSDLLKYADDSDIVEDKLIMNKKSLSQSQHNNNNIVNGNKAYTNNGSNVSISGLSNVASSGYQSIATYSQSSSPIENTTHHHPPYENGGQPMSRYSQLNYQKQRDKQYYDSKNEKFFPKSPVQQKIEYDIQKYGIQNFTMADNAAAAANANAKMAPLVFTNPVYNMEDRQSPEKKKPADNRNSKRCPCGSSSSSIDEEALSTDNVETNSEEGSTNFNDEGRSYDQQNRNNTHRKITRDNNYEDVYQRSNHSHSPRDDSSASPSLRKSKTRMPRTNPMLSYSTGQQPYKHFGQRGDSLYESKPHHISTEPYPVTRSESNVEEVNKEMYRLQISRSQKALFNMENSKNSPEKYSLAESSISETNYPLDRAYSGAKMSSSRLNEDLERHQEYYVRERRESPSRMLFSRESHSSEASERAGAREPPREMREATREVVREAPREAGREKLQRRLSLESARELTDSSDELEDTLYSTTGRRRAKHHRTIEQYEREIDRLKNSVDLLRGRLGPAESGQDPSDSKMKAVINRLISVEDELRREQRKMAAALSHKQRVIEAQEHRIAALDEANTRLLSALVHLQQRAPLPPPAGNPHPHPHPHAPSHPTHAPHNHQELQI encoded by the exons ACACATCGTATGAAAAAGCGTGTCGCCGCGGCTCGGCGCCAAGCACGCCGGTGCCGGGCGCCCAAGCCCAGCACAGCCCCTCACGCCTCGCCTCCTTTTTCTTCTCGAAACGATCCTTCCGGAACAATCCGCTGAAGAGGACCAAGTCCGCCACAAAGTTGGAAAGGGACCGCGCGCTGGCCGCTGGCAATACGCACCCGGCTACGCATGCTTTACGGACGTCCAG ATCACACGAGAGCCTACTATCTGCGCAGTCTCCCGCCGTCTCCACTATGGATCTGGGGCCGCCCAATCAA GTGGAAATCCGTGCTCTGCACTCGTCAGTGCTGGGCAAGCCGCACTGCTTTGCGCTGAGCGCTGAAAATCGTGCCCCGCGATATTTCGCTTGCGCCTCCAGAAAGGAGCGTGATCGTTGGATATACAG TCTCCGGCAGGCGGCGCGACCGGACGAGATGCGTACGCGGCGGTGTGAGCGCTCCGTCAAGCTCTGGCTGCTGGAAGCAAAGGCCATCCCGCCAAAGAAGCGATACTACTGCGAGATTCTGCTTGACGATACGCTCTACGCCAA ATCCTCGTCTAAGCTGAAGTCGGAGCTGTGTTTCTGGGGCGAGGTGTACGAGTTCACCGGGCTACAGGCGGTACATGCGATCAACGTGAATGTATACAGAGAGCCAGAGCGACGCTCGCGCAAGCGGGACAAGCATGCGCTAGTCg GTACCGTTCGCATCCCGGTCGACGACGTATCCTCCCGATACCTCAACGAGCGGTGGTACCCTCTCTCCGGGGGGGACAAACCCCAGTCCCCGGGGGGTCGCGCCCCCCCGCCCCCGGTGCCCGCGCTTCGCATCAAATGTCGCTATCAGAGCGTAGACGTCCTCCCACTCGATCATTATGCCAGATTCCTCGATTATCTGAAGAAAAATTATAAGAGGCTATGCGAGTATTTGGAACCTGTTATTG GTGTCAAAGCCAAAGAGGACATCGGTTGCGCCCTTGTTCTTTGCATGGCGGGCGCGGGCCTCGCGCCGCGTTACCTCGCCGATGTCGTCGCTTTGGACGTGCGCCGTACCGGCGACCATTCCCTCACGTTCCGAGGGAACTCACTCGCGACTAAGAGCATGGAGGCATATCTCAAACTGGTCGGCGATCAGTATCTACAG GACACGCTAAGCGAAGCGGTCGCCGCGGCCGCTGGCCCTGGCGCAGCGGAGTGCGAAGTAGATCCTTTACGAGCCGGCAGCGGCGCGGCCCTGAGAAGACAACAGACCGCTCTCAGGGACGCGGTCACACTGGCTTGGAAAGCTATTGCCGCTTCCGCACCCCGCTTTCCCCCACCACTAAGGGACTGTTTCGCGACCTTCCGTGAGAG GTTGATCGCAATGGGGCGAGAGGATATATCGGACAACTTGATAAGCGCATCGATATTCCTTCGATTTCTATGTCCCGCTATTTTGTCACCGAGTCTCTTTGGGATCACTCATG AGTACCCGAATGAGCGCGCCGCTCGCAACTTGACGTTGGTCGCCAAAACACTGCAGACCCTTGCTAATTTTACGCGGTTCCAAGGCAAAGAAGCTTTTATGGAGTTCCTCAACGACTTTTTAGAACAGGAGGCCCCTAACATGAAAGCATTCCTGCGAACTATTTCG ATGCGTCCCCAAGAGCAGAACCAGGACGGAAGCAAACGCAACTCGTCCGCGTCCCAAGGCTCCGCTACCGAGGCGGTGGAAGCTGACCCGGAATGGGCGCCTCATGTCGACTTGGGGAAACAGCTGGCAACCCTGCACGCTTTGCTTGTGGACAGCTTGCCTAAACTGCCCGGAGGCAGGACGCAG gAGCTTGAGCCATTAACCGACATCCTAGACGAGCTTACCAAGCGTCTGGCCGGCAACGATACCGGGACCACGCCTTCAGACAACATATTCCGGTTTAACGACCCCACCTGCAACACTCCCACCAAGTTGGAGCCAACCAACTTTGCCCACAGCTCCCCAATCATGAACAAAAACGGCGTCCAATTTAACATCAGTCCGTCAAAATCCAACGCCGAAAACTCTAAATACAAAAACGCGTACGCGGGCGTCATGAAATCACCCAGCTGCAACCTCCGCTCGGCGACGCTACCTAGAAACGTATACGGGTCGAGCCCTCAAAATGTCAACCCTGACCGGTACAGCTCCCAGTATAACAACCAGGAACACTGTGTCAACCTCAAGGTCGTACAAATTGGCTTCGGCTCCGACCAGTACCCTAAAGGCATCAGCAATGGCGTCAGCGAAAGCCTTGAACGCCGTTTCCCAGAACGATATAAGACAAACAATTATCAGCAGCCGACACATTTCCACAACGCCAACTATCCCGGCCCCGAGCGCTCCCCGAGCAGTGACAACGTCAACCACAACTACTGTTCCAGTGACATGCAAAATCTCATGAGAGACACGGCAACGCTCGAAGAATTATCAGATCTTCTAAAGTATGCCGACGATTCTGACATCGTCGAGGACAAACTCATCATGAACAAAAAGAGCCTGTCGCAAAGTCAGCACAACAATAACAACATTGTTAACGGAAACAAAGCATATACAAACAACGGGTCAAATGTATCTATTAGCGGCCTATCTAACGTCGCTAGCTCCGGCTACCAAAGCATAGCCACCTATAGCCAAAGCTCTAGTCCCATCGAAAACACTACACACCACCACCCGCCTTACGAGAACGGCGGCCAACCCATGAGCCGCTACTCACAGCTCAATTACCAAAAACAACGGGACAAACAGTATTACGATAGCAAGAATGAAAAATTCTTCCCAAAGAGTCCGGTCCAACAGAAAATCGAATATGACATACAGAAGTACGGGATTCAAAATTTTACTATGGCGGACAACGCAGCGGCCGCCGCGAACGCTAACGCTAAGATGGCTCCGCTCGTGTTCACTAACCCTGTGTACAACATGGAGGACCGCCAATCTCCGGAGAAGAAGAAACCCGCTGACAACAGGAACTCCAAGCGGTGTCCCTGCGGCTCGTCCAGTTCATCGATCGATGAGGAGGCTCTGAGCACGGACAACGTGGAGACCAACTCCGAAGAGGGCTCTACCAACTTCAACGACGAAGGTAGAAGCTATGACCAACAAAACCGCAACAATACCCACCGCAAGATAACTAGAGATAATAATTACGAAGACGTGTACCAACGGAGCAACCACAGCCACTCGCCGCGCGACGACTCATCTGCCTCGCCGAGTCTACGGAAGAGCAAGACACGTATGCCGCGCACAAATCCCATGCTTTCTTACTCCACGGGACAGCAGCCTTATAAGCACTTCGGCCAGCGCGGGGACTCGCTTTACGAAAGCAAACCGCATCACATCTCCACCGAGCCCTACCCCGTCACTCGCTCCGAATCCAACGTCGAAGAAGTCAACAAAGAAATGTACCGCCTGCAAATCTCCCGCAGCCAGAAGGCACTATTCAACATGGAGAACTCGAAGAACTCTCCCGAAAAATATTCCCTAGCGGAGAGCTCTATTTCCGAAACGAACTATCCGTTAGATCGCGCTTATTCCGGAGCTAAGATGTCGAGTAGTCGTTTGAACGAAGATTTGGAAAGGCATCAGGAGTATTACGTACGTGAGCGGCGGGAATCTCCGTCGCGCATGCTGTTCAGTCGCGAGTCTCACTCGAGCGAGGCGAGCGAGCGTGCGGGGGCTCGCGAGCCTCCGCGCGAGATGCGCGAGGCTACAAGGGAAGTGGTCAGGGAAGCGCCTCGCGAGGCGGGCAGGGAGAAGCTCCAGAGGCGGCTGAGTTTGGAATCGGCGCGAGAGCTCACAGACAGCTCTGATGAACTTGAGGATACGCTGTACAGCACCACGGGCCGGCGACGCGCCAAGCACCATAGGACTATCGAACAG TACGAGCGCGAGATCGACAGGCTAAAAAATTCTGTGGACTTATTGCGTGGACGCCTGGGCCCCGCCGAGTCCGGGCAAGACCCCTCCGACTCTAAGATGAAAGCTGTCATCAACAG GTTGATCAGTGTGGAGGACGAGTTGCGGCGGGAGCAACGTAAGATGGCCGCCGCGCTTTCCCACAAGCAACGCGTCATCGAGGCTCAGGAGCATCGGATCGCGGCGCTGGACGAAGCCAACACACGACTGTTGTCCGCTCTCGTCCATCTCCAACAGAGGGCGCCACTCCCCCCACCCGCAGGGAACCCCCATCCCCACCCGCATCCTCACGCCCCCTCCCACCCCACGCACGCGCCGCATAACCACCAGgaattacaaatataa
- the raskol gene encoding ras GTPase-activating protein raskol isoform X6, translating to MSTERRLSRSFHSCLKGSSTEEAADEEESCYHSLGGRHSLSRQPQVYIEDLSNMSLADFETMQEENNDTSYEKACRRGSAPSTPVPGAQAQHSPSRLASFFFSKRSFRNNPLKRTKSATKLERDRALAAGNTHPATHALRTSRSHESLLSAQSPAVSTMDLGPPNQVEIRALHSSVLGKPHCFALSAENRAPRYFACASRKERDRWIYSLRQAARPDEMRTRRCERSVKLWLLEAKAIPPKKRYYCEILLDDTLYAKSSSKLKSELCFWGEVYEFTGLQAVHAINVNVYREPERRSRKRDKHALVGTVRIPVDDVSSRYLNERWYPLSGGDKPQSPGGRAPPPPVPALRIKCRYQSVDVLPLDHYARFLDYLKKNYKRLCEYLEPVIGVKAKEDIGCALVLCMAGAGLAPRYLADVVALDVRRTGDHSLTFRGNSLATKSMEAYLKLVGDQYLQDTLSEAVAAAAGPGAAECEVDPLRAGSGAALRRQQTALRDAVTLAWKAIAASAPRFPPPLRDCFATFRERLIAMGREDISDNLISASIFLRFLCPAILSPSLFGITHEYPNERAARNLTLVAKTLQTLANFTRFQGKEAFMEFLNDFLEQEAPNMKAFLRTISMRPQEQNQDGSKRNSSASQGSATEAVEADPEWAPHVDLGKQLATLHALLVDSLPKLPGGRTQELEPLTDILDELTKRLAGNDTGTTPSDNIFRFNDPTCNTPTKLEPTNFAHSSPIMNKNGVQFNISPSKSNAENSKYKNAYAGVMKSPSCNLRSATLPRNVYGSSPQNVNPDRYSSQYNNQEHCVNLKVVQIGFGSDQYPKGISNGVSESLERRFPERYKTNNYQQPTHFHNANYPGPERSPSSDNVNHNYCSSDMQNLMRDTATLEELSDLLKYADDSDIVEDKLIMNKKSLSQSQHNNNNIVNGNKAYTNNGSNVSISGLSNVASSGYQSIATYSQSSSPIENTTHHHPPYENGGQPMSRYSQLNYQKQRDKQYYDSKNEKFFPKSPVQQKIEYDIQKYGIQNFTMADNAAAAANANAKMAPLVFTNPVYNMEDRQSPEKKKPADNRNSKRCPCGSSSSSIDEEALSTDNVETNSEEGSTNFNDEGRSYDQQNRNNTHRKITRDNNYEDVYQRSNHSHSPRDDSSASPSLRKSKTRMPRTNPMLSYSTGQQPYKHFGQRGDSLYESKPHHISTEPYPVTRSESNVEEVNKEMYRLQISRSQKALFNMENSKNSPEKYSLAESSISETNYPLDRAYSGAKMSSSRLNEDLERHQEYYVRERRESPSRMLFSRESHSSEASERAGAREPPREMREATREVVREAPREAGREKLQRRLSLESARELTDSSDELEDTLYSTTGRRRAKHHRTIEQYEREIDRLKNSVDLLRGRLGPAESGQDPSDSKMKAVINRLISVEDELRREQRKMAAALSHKQRVIEAQEHRIAALDEANTRLLSALVHLQQRAPLPPPAGNPHPHPHPHAPSHPTHAPHNHQELQI from the exons ACACATCGTATGAAAAAGCGTGTCGCCGCGGCTCGGCGCCAAGCACGCCGGTGCCGGGCGCCCAAGCCCAGCACAGCCCCTCACGCCTCGCCTCCTTTTTCTTCTCGAAACGATCCTTCCGGAACAATCCGCTGAAGAGGACCAAGTCCGCCACAAAGTTGGAAAGGGACCGCGCGCTGGCCGCTGGCAATACGCACCCGGCTACGCATGCTTTACGGACGTCCAG ATCACACGAGAGCCTACTATCTGCGCAGTCTCCCGCCGTCTCCACTATGGATCTGGGGCCGCCCAATCAA GTGGAAATCCGTGCTCTGCACTCGTCAGTGCTGGGCAAGCCGCACTGCTTTGCGCTGAGCGCTGAAAATCGTGCCCCGCGATATTTCGCTTGCGCCTCCAGAAAGGAGCGTGATCGTTGGATATACAG TCTCCGGCAGGCGGCGCGACCGGACGAGATGCGTACGCGGCGGTGTGAGCGCTCCGTCAAGCTCTGGCTGCTGGAAGCAAAGGCCATCCCGCCAAAGAAGCGATACTACTGCGAGATTCTGCTTGACGATACGCTCTACGCCAA ATCCTCGTCTAAGCTGAAGTCGGAGCTGTGTTTCTGGGGCGAGGTGTACGAGTTCACCGGGCTACAGGCGGTACATGCGATCAACGTGAATGTATACAGAGAGCCAGAGCGACGCTCGCGCAAGCGGGACAAGCATGCGCTAGTCg GTACCGTTCGCATCCCGGTCGACGACGTATCCTCCCGATACCTCAACGAGCGGTGGTACCCTCTCTCCGGGGGGGACAAACCCCAGTCCCCGGGGGGTCGCGCCCCCCCGCCCCCGGTGCCCGCGCTTCGCATCAAATGTCGCTATCAGAGCGTAGACGTCCTCCCACTCGATCATTATGCCAGATTCCTCGATTATCTGAAGAAAAATTATAAGAGGCTATGCGAGTATTTGGAACCTGTTATTG GTGTCAAAGCCAAAGAGGACATCGGTTGCGCCCTTGTTCTTTGCATGGCGGGCGCGGGCCTCGCGCCGCGTTACCTCGCCGATGTCGTCGCTTTGGACGTGCGCCGTACCGGCGACCATTCCCTCACGTTCCGAGGGAACTCACTCGCGACTAAGAGCATGGAGGCATATCTCAAACTGGTCGGCGATCAGTATCTACAG GACACGCTAAGCGAAGCGGTCGCCGCGGCCGCTGGCCCTGGCGCAGCGGAGTGCGAAGTAGATCCTTTACGAGCCGGCAGCGGCGCGGCCCTGAGAAGACAACAGACCGCTCTCAGGGACGCGGTCACACTGGCTTGGAAAGCTATTGCCGCTTCCGCACCCCGCTTTCCCCCACCACTAAGGGACTGTTTCGCGACCTTCCGTGAGAG GTTGATCGCAATGGGGCGAGAGGATATATCGGACAACTTGATAAGCGCATCGATATTCCTTCGATTTCTATGTCCCGCTATTTTGTCACCGAGTCTCTTTGGGATCACTCATG AGTACCCGAATGAGCGCGCCGCTCGCAACTTGACGTTGGTCGCCAAAACACTGCAGACCCTTGCTAATTTTACGCGGTTCCAAGGCAAAGAAGCTTTTATGGAGTTCCTCAACGACTTTTTAGAACAGGAGGCCCCTAACATGAAAGCATTCCTGCGAACTATTTCG ATGCGTCCCCAAGAGCAGAACCAGGACGGAAGCAAACGCAACTCGTCCGCGTCCCAAGGCTCCGCTACCGAGGCGGTGGAAGCTGACCCGGAATGGGCGCCTCATGTCGACTTGGGGAAACAGCTGGCAACCCTGCACGCTTTGCTTGTGGACAGCTTGCCTAAACTGCCCGGAGGCAGGACGCAG gAGCTTGAGCCATTAACCGACATCCTAGACGAGCTTACCAAGCGTCTGGCCGGCAACGATACCGGGACCACGCCTTCAGACAACATATTCCGGTTTAACGACCCCACCTGCAACACTCCCACCAAGTTGGAGCCAACCAACTTTGCCCACAGCTCCCCAATCATGAACAAAAACGGCGTCCAATTTAACATCAGTCCGTCAAAATCCAACGCCGAAAACTCTAAATACAAAAACGCGTACGCGGGCGTCATGAAATCACCCAGCTGCAACCTCCGCTCGGCGACGCTACCTAGAAACGTATACGGGTCGAGCCCTCAAAATGTCAACCCTGACCGGTACAGCTCCCAGTATAACAACCAGGAACACTGTGTCAACCTCAAGGTCGTACAAATTGGCTTCGGCTCCGACCAGTACCCTAAAGGCATCAGCAATGGCGTCAGCGAAAGCCTTGAACGCCGTTTCCCAGAACGATATAAGACAAACAATTATCAGCAGCCGACACATTTCCACAACGCCAACTATCCCGGCCCCGAGCGCTCCCCGAGCAGTGACAACGTCAACCACAACTACTGTTCCAGTGACATGCAAAATCTCATGAGAGACACGGCAACGCTCGAAGAATTATCAGATCTTCTAAAGTATGCCGACGATTCTGACATCGTCGAGGACAAACTCATCATGAACAAAAAGAGCCTGTCGCAAAGTCAGCACAACAATAACAACATTGTTAACGGAAACAAAGCATATACAAACAACGGGTCAAATGTATCTATTAGCGGCCTATCTAACGTCGCTAGCTCCGGCTACCAAAGCATAGCCACCTATAGCCAAAGCTCTAGTCCCATCGAAAACACTACACACCACCACCCGCCTTACGAGAACGGCGGCCAACCCATGAGCCGCTACTCACAGCTCAATTACCAAAAACAACGGGACAAACAGTATTACGATAGCAAGAATGAAAAATTCTTCCCAAAGAGTCCGGTCCAACAGAAAATCGAATATGACATACAGAAGTACGGGATTCAAAATTTTACTATGGCGGACAACGCAGCGGCCGCCGCGAACGCTAACGCTAAGATGGCTCCGCTCGTGTTCACTAACCCTGTGTACAACATGGAGGACCGCCAATCTCCGGAGAAGAAGAAACCCGCTGACAACAGGAACTCCAAGCGGTGTCCCTGCGGCTCGTCCAGTTCATCGATCGATGAGGAGGCTCTGAGCACGGACAACGTGGAGACCAACTCCGAAGAGGGCTCTACCAACTTCAACGACGAAGGTAGAAGCTATGACCAACAAAACCGCAACAATACCCACCGCAAGATAACTAGAGATAATAATTACGAAGACGTGTACCAACGGAGCAACCACAGCCACTCGCCGCGCGACGACTCATCTGCCTCGCCGAGTCTACGGAAGAGCAAGACACGTATGCCGCGCACAAATCCCATGCTTTCTTACTCCACGGGACAGCAGCCTTATAAGCACTTCGGCCAGCGCGGGGACTCGCTTTACGAAAGCAAACCGCATCACATCTCCACCGAGCCCTACCCCGTCACTCGCTCCGAATCCAACGTCGAAGAAGTCAACAAAGAAATGTACCGCCTGCAAATCTCCCGCAGCCAGAAGGCACTATTCAACATGGAGAACTCGAAGAACTCTCCCGAAAAATATTCCCTAGCGGAGAGCTCTATTTCCGAAACGAACTATCCGTTAGATCGCGCTTATTCCGGAGCTAAGATGTCGAGTAGTCGTTTGAACGAAGATTTGGAAAGGCATCAGGAGTATTACGTACGTGAGCGGCGGGAATCTCCGTCGCGCATGCTGTTCAGTCGCGAGTCTCACTCGAGCGAGGCGAGCGAGCGTGCGGGGGCTCGCGAGCCTCCGCGCGAGATGCGCGAGGCTACAAGGGAAGTGGTCAGGGAAGCGCCTCGCGAGGCGGGCAGGGAGAAGCTCCAGAGGCGGCTGAGTTTGGAATCGGCGCGAGAGCTCACAGACAGCTCTGATGAACTTGAGGATACGCTGTACAGCACCACGGGCCGGCGACGCGCCAAGCACCATAGGACTATCGAACAG TACGAGCGCGAGATCGACAGGCTAAAAAATTCTGTGGACTTATTGCGTGGACGCCTGGGCCCCGCCGAGTCCGGGCAAGACCCCTCCGACTCTAAGATGAAAGCTGTCATCAACAG GTTGATCAGTGTGGAGGACGAGTTGCGGCGGGAGCAACGTAAGATGGCCGCCGCGCTTTCCCACAAGCAACGCGTCATCGAGGCTCAGGAGCATCGGATCGCGGCGCTGGACGAAGCCAACACACGACTGTTGTCCGCTCTCGTCCATCTCCAACAGAGGGCGCCACTCCCCCCACCCGCAGGGAACCCCCATCCCCACCCGCATCCTCACGCCCCCTCCCACCCCACGCACGCGCCGCATAACCACCAGgaattacaaatataa